In the genome of Streptomyces sp. SAI-127, the window AGGTAGGCGGCGTAGCCGAGCGGGGCGAGGAACATCAGCAGGAACAGCGCCATGAACGGTGCGACGAACAGGGGACCCGCCGCACCTTGACGCAGGCCACCGAGTGGGCGTCGCTTCGGCCCCGCTCGGCGCGGCTCCTCGGTGGAGGCCACGGTCGTGGCAGTCATCATCGGGCCTTTCTGGTGGGAAGGGGCGGCCTCGTGGGATGGGCCGGCCTGGCCGCGGGTCCCGCGTCGCCGCCGTAGGGCATCGGCACGGAACCCGCCGGACATCACGGGGCCTTGACGGTGAAGCCCTGGGCCTTGGCGTAGGTGGTGAGCCGCGACTGCCACCCGTCGAGGGCGGCGACGGCGTCCTTCCTCCTGGTGAGTGCCGTGCCCACGGTCTCGGTCCAGTCGGTGACGGCCTGGTCGAGGAACGGCGGCCACTGGAAGTCGGGGCTCACCGTCTGACCGATGTCGGCGAACGCCTGGTTGACCTTCTGTCCGCCGTAGAAGGAGGCTGCGGCACCGGTGAAGGACGGGTCCTGGAGCAGTGGCTTCGTCGCCGGGAAGAACGACTGCTTGGTGTTGAACAGCTTCGCGCTGGCCGGGTCGCTGTTGAGGAACTGCGCGAACACCGCGGCAGCGATCGGGTTCTCGGTCTGCTTGATGACCGCGCTGGTCGAACCGCCCCAGTTGCCCGAACTCGGCTTCGACACGTCCCACTGCGGCAGCGGGGCGGCCCGCCACTTGCCCGCGGTGGACTTGGCCGAGCCGGCGAGGAAGACCGGCCCCCAGGCAGCGGTGATCCAGGTGGCGTACTTGCCCTTGTTGAGCGCGGAGAACCAGGCGTCGGTGAAGTCCGGCTCGACGCCGATGACACCCTCCTGGGCCAGGCCGCCCCAGTAGGCGGCGAGCTTCCTGGAGATCGTGTCGTCGACGTCGATGGAGACGTTGCCCTTGCCGGAGGTCGCGTAGGGCTTGGCGCCCGCCTGCCAGAGCAGGCCGTGCCAGGCGGCTGCCTCGTTCCCGGCCAGGTTGGTCAGGTAGACCTCCGGGTCGGCCTTGTGCAGCTTGCGTGCCGCGGCGGCGAAGTCGTCCCAGGTCTTCGGGGGTTCGATGCCGTGCTTCTCGAAGATGTCCGCCCGGTACAGCATGCCCATCGGACCGGTGTCCTGCGGGATCGCCCAGATCTCACCCTTGGGGCCGCTGACCTGCCCCCAGGTCCAGTCGACGAACGTGTCCTTCAACTTGGCCGCGCCGTACGGGTTCAGGTCCAGGAGGCTGTCCGTGATCGTGAACGTGGGGATGGCCTGGTACTCCATCTGCGCCACGTCCGGGGCGCCGTTGCCGGCCTTGATCGCCGTGCGCAGCTTCGTGTAGTGCTGCACGCCCTGGCCCGCGTTGACGACCTTGACCTTGATCGCCGGGTACTTCTTCTCGAAGAGCGCGACCTCCTGGTCGATGTCCGGGACCCACGTCCAGAACGTCAGCTCGGTCGGCTTCTTCATCGCCGTGTCGATGTCGGCCTGGCTGACCGGCTTCGAGGACGAGGAGGCCGTACCGCCGCCGTCTCCGCCGCCGCAGGCGGACAGGGCGGCACCCAACGAGACCGCTCCCGCGGCGGTGAGCAGGAGCCGACGGCTCATCTGGGACTGGTTGGGGGTGGAGTTGGATCTGCGCATGACGAACTCCCGCCGATGGCTGAGGAATGGCACGCCGAGCACGGGCGTGCGAAAGGAGGGTTGTGAGGAGTGGAGGGTGATGAGGAAGACAGGAAGCTCGGACGCGACGGCCAGGACATGAAGTCGACATGGCACGGGTGCGCGTCTTCGCGGACGCCGCCCGGGTGTTCCACCTGCTGCAAGGAGGAGAACTGTGGACGGGAGGGCTACGGGTGGAACGGAGTGCTGAAGCAGCGAGGTTGCTCAGTGACTACCGCTCGGAGGGTGGACGAGTCGCGTCGTCGGTGTGACGAACTGTCCGTGGGTGCGAGGTGGGTGAAGGAGGCCGGCGGGAACGGGACCGATACGGCGGCTCGCGCACGTTTTCCTGTCCGGGGAACGCTGTTCCTCGGGCCGGTCGGTGCTGATCAGCTGTACGTGGACGCACCTCCGTCCCGGGGTGGGCCGGTCCGGCTCCCACTCGGAGAAGAGGCCAGGGCCCGATCTCGGCCCGGGGTCGTCCGGGCCTGCGGCGGGGGCCCGGTCGAGGCGCGGACCACGAGGTCGACCGGTGGTTCACCGGCCGACAAGGGTGGCGCGTCCGGGTTCTCGATGGAGTGCACGAGGCGTTTGAGCCCCTCCTGTGCCACGGTGTCGAAGGGCTGGCGCATCGTGCTGAGAGGGGGAGTCACGTAGGCGGCGACAGGGATGTCGTCGAAACCCACGACGCTGACGTCCTCCGGCACCCGTCGGCCGGCTTCCGACAGCGCGCGGACGAGACCGATGGCCATGTCGTCGTTGGCGGCGAACACCGCGGTCATGTCGAGGTCGCAGGCCAGCTCGCGACCTGCTCTGTAGCCGCTGGCGGCCGACCAGTCCCCCTCGACGACGCGGGGTATCGTCCGGCCGTGCGCGGCGAGCGTGGACCGCCAGCCCTCCAGCCGGTCCCGGGCCGCGTACCACCGCCACGGACCGGCGAGATGGTGGACGGTGTCGTGCCCCAGTTCCAGCAGGTACTCGGTCGCCGTACGCGCCATCAGATCGGCGCCGACGCCCGCGGCCAGTGTCCTGGGCATGGACAGGGGTGGCGCCCCGAGGACGAGGACCGGTACGTCGACGCGGGCGGAGAGGTCGTCACCGTGCCCGTCGTCGATCGGTTCGGAGATGACGATGCCGTCGACGCCCTGCTCCAGGAGTGAGTCGACGGCACCGGCGACGCCCGTGGGGTCGCCTTCCAGGGTGTTGACCACGCGCAGGGCGTATCCCGTGTCCCGTACGGCACGTTCGACCCCCATGATCAGTGAGGCGGGTCCGTACAGGGCGGTACCGAGCGTCACCACGCCGATGGAGCGGGTACGCCCGGAGGCCAGTGCCCGGGCGGCGTTGTTCAGCCGGTAACCGAGTTCCTCACCGGCTTCCAGGACGCGTCGGCGCACTTCGGCGGAGACGTACGGCTCGTCGTTGTAGACCCGGGACACGGTCTTCTGGGAGACACCCGCCAGCTGGGCGACATCCACACTGCGCGGTGCGCCGGAACTGCCGCCCCGCCCTGCGCCTCGCCTCATGGTGGCTCCAGATGATGGTGACCGGTGTCGGCCGGTGGTGACCGGCGCCGTATGACTGCGCTGCCATGTCTACGCAGTCATACGGCGGCCGTCAAGCGCCTGAAACGGATTCGTAACCTTGCGCAGGCGTGGGCGGAATCCTCGGCCGAGCGGGACATCCGAGTCCGTCGAAAGCCTTGACGCGTCGCGTGTGACTGCGTAGACAGAGCTCCTGGGCCGGTGTCGGTCACGAAGGGAGGAGCGCGTCTCACCACGAGGCGTCTCGCCCGTGGCGCAGCCGGCGCTGCTCTGTACGGCTTCCCACCGAACCAGCCAATGGGGGTCCCGGCACGCGTGAGCGCCGACTCCAGGCGACCGGCGAGATCGCCGGATCGGCACTCGCCGTGGTCGCGCCGCCGATGGAGGACACCGGCTCGCTCACCGTGGAGATCGTCATCGGGCTGGACGCCGAGGCGCACCTCGGGCCGGCGCTGCCCATGTAGACGACCTTGAGGGGGTCGGTCTTCTCCACCGCCCGCACCGGCCGTCAGCGCGGACGTTCTCCACACGGCCGGATCTCCCCTTAGAAGGCACGCAGTTCGACCGGCACGGCCTCGGCCGCCTCGCGCACGAGGCCCTCGTCCCGGATCGCGGCCGCCCTACGGCCCGCGGGAAGACGGTCGGCTCAGTGGGCCGGAACACCCCGTGCGCGCGAGGCGCTCGGCGGGCGGCGCGCGGCGGAAGCCGGCCAGCGCTGACAAGGCGGGAGCGCCCCTGTGGAAACCCCTGACCAGCCTGGTGACGAGGAATTGAAGCGCTTCGACGCTGCCATCGACCTCGAGGAGCGTCACCGTCCAGGCAATACGAAAGTTTCTTGGCGTTGTACCTCTTGTTCAGCGAGAAACATGTCATTAACGTTCGCCGCCAGGTGAAGCGCTTCGACACGCTTCGAACGCCGATGGGAAGCGCCGCGTGATGACCTACGAGTTGAGCCGGAGAGGCTTCGTCGGCACAACGGCCGCCGTGGCCCAGTCGACCTGCGGGAGCAGCGAGCGACAGGGGACCACAGCCAACACCGCGTCAGGCCCGAGGACGCCTCGGGCGTGGCCCTGCCCGGAGCAGCCGCCGTCACCGCCGCGCCACGGTGAGCGCAGCCGGATGACGAACAAGCTCTGCTCACACCGCTGCTGACGGCACGTCAGAGAACTGATCACCCCCACGTCCCCGTTCGGAAGGGCCGGCCATGACCTCGCGCAGCAGCACCGACCGCCTGGGCGGCCTGGCCCTCGGCGGTGACTACAACCCCGAGCAGTGCGACGAAGCGGTCTGGAAGGAGGACGCCGAGCTGACCTCCTGGCACCCGGACCCTGCGTGCCCGCCGCAGCTCCCTGGACGAGCCGGACGTCATGTTCGTCGGCCGCCGCCAGGAGCACCTGTCCTGCCGGGCGCGAACCCTGATCGACCCGGCCGAGGGGCGCGGTGGTCTCGCCGACTGGACGAGGAGCACCACTACGAGATCGAGGCGGCCGAGGGCGAGGTGCGCGTCCTCAGCCGTGCCGGACCGTTGCGCACGGCCGTGGGATCACGGTGCGTGCCCGCCGGTCCCGTGGTGCTCCGCCTGGAGGTCTCCCCCCACCTGTCCCGGCCTCCACCGAGGTGGCCGACGGCTTCACCGGCCCCTGAACCAGTTCGGGCCGCC includes:
- a CDS encoding LacI family DNA-binding transcriptional regulator, giving the protein MRRGAGRGGSSGAPRSVDVAQLAGVSQKTVSRVYNDEPYVSAEVRRRVLEAGEELGYRLNNAARALASGRTRSIGVVTLGTALYGPASLIMGVERAVRDTGYALRVVNTLEGDPTGVAGAVDSLLEQGVDGIVISEPIDDGHGDDLSARVDVPVLVLGAPPLSMPRTLAAGVGADLMARTATEYLLELGHDTVHHLAGPWRWYAARDRLEGWRSTLAAHGRTIPRVVEGDWSAASGYRAGRELACDLDMTAVFAANDDMAIGLVRALSEAGRRVPEDVSVVGFDDIPVAAYVTPPLSTMRQPFDTVAQEGLKRLVHSIENPDAPPLSAGEPPVDLVVRASTGPPPQARTTPGRDRALASSPSGSRTGPPRDGGASTYS
- a CDS encoding extracellular solute-binding protein; translated protein: MRRSNSTPNQSQMSRRLLLTAAGAVSLGAALSACGGGDGGGTASSSSKPVSQADIDTAMKKPTELTFWTWVPDIDQEVALFEKKYPAIKVKVVNAGQGVQHYTKLRTAIKAGNGAPDVAQMEYQAIPTFTITDSLLDLNPYGAAKLKDTFVDWTWGQVSGPKGEIWAIPQDTGPMGMLYRADIFEKHGIEPPKTWDDFAAAARKLHKADPEVYLTNLAGNEAAAWHGLLWQAGAKPYATSGKGNVSIDVDDTISRKLAAYWGGLAQEGVIGVEPDFTDAWFSALNKGKYATWITAAWGPVFLAGSAKSTAGKWRAAPLPQWDVSKPSSGNWGGSTSAVIKQTENPIAAAVFAQFLNSDPASAKLFNTKQSFFPATKPLLQDPSFTGAAASFYGGQKVNQAFADIGQTVSPDFQWPPFLDQAVTDWTETVGTALTRRKDAVAALDGWQSRLTTYAKAQGFTVKAP